The Desulfovibrio sp. JC010 genome includes the window ATGAGGGGTTTAATGGCGCGGGTGCAGTCAAGCAGGTACCACGGCTGTGCAGCTCCAGCAGTTACGTTGCTGATAGTTCCAGCACCTACAGGGTGATCGGTGTCAAAAAAGTACTGCCCGTCATAGCAGAGTGTTGCTTCTCCAGCCCCCAGCAACGCGAATACAAGCTGGTCGGGAAAAATACCCGCAGCACGTCCGAGTTCCTGCATGAGGGGTTTATATACGCCGACGGCATCGTCTTCGATGTCTGTGCGTTTTACCCCGACAGTCCCTTCATAGGACTCGTTAGTGAGGGAGTAGCCGTGAGCGGCAACATCCTTGATTACGCGGTCACCGATCCATTTCCGCAGGCTGGGCATTTCACCAAGCCAGCCGTATGTGTTAGATGCTGAGGTAGACGGAACTTCGGTTGCAACCTGATTCCAGTGATTCGGAGACATAGCCAGACCGGCTTTAAAGTCGGTACGGTAAGTTACCCCCAGCGCGGCAAGCAGTGCGTTTGTAACAGCGGCCATTATTTAGCCTCCTTTTCTTTAAGGAAATCAGCTTCACTGGTCCCGGTCAGGCGGCAGGCAGCGC containing:
- a CDS encoding Mu-like prophage major head subunit gpT family protein is translated as MAAVTNALLAALGVTYRTDFKAGLAMSPNHWNQVATEVPSTSASNTYGWLGEMPSLRKWIGDRVIKDVAAHGYSLTNESYEGTVGVKRTDIEDDAVGVYKPLMQELGRAAGIFPDQLVFALLGAGEATLCYDGQYFFDTDHPVGAGTISNVTAGAAQPWYLLDCTRAIKPLIFQSRKKPKLVSMTKEDDEQVFTSAKFRYGVDMRCNAGFSFWQMAHKAKVELNADNFEAAYASMQELKSDEGKPMGITPSLMVVPPKLRSAAAKIVAETNENAGANPNAKIVDVLVSPWL